A window of the Emys orbicularis isolate rEmyOrb1 chromosome 1, rEmyOrb1.hap1, whole genome shotgun sequence genome harbors these coding sequences:
- the ZFX gene encoding zinc finger X-chromosomal protein isoform X2 produces the protein MEVIVGEEDAAVAHEQQIDDTEIKTFMPIAWAAAYGNNTDGIESRNGTASALLHIDESTGLGRLAKQKPKKRRRPESRQYQTAIIIGPDGHPLTVYPCMICGKKFKSRGFLKRHMKNHPEHLLTKKKYRCTDCDYTTNKKISLHNHLESHKLTNKTEKLIECDECGKSFSHAGALFTHKMVHRDKGANKMHKCKFCDYETAEQGLLSRHLLAVHSKNFPHICVECGKGFRHPSELKKHMRIHTGEKPYECQYCDYRSADSSNLKTHVKTKHSKEMPFKCDICFQTFSDTKELQQHILMHQESKTHQCLHCDHKSSNSSDLKRHIISVHTKDYPHKCDMCDKGFHRPSELKKHVAAHKGKKLHQCRHCDFKIADPFILSRHILSVHTKDLPFRCKRCRKGFRQQNELKKHMKTHSGRKVYQCEYCEYSTTDASGFKRHVISIHTKDYPHRCEYCKKGFRRPSEKNQHIMRHHKDIGLP, from the exons GTAATAATACTGATGGGATTGAAAGTCGGAATGGCACCGCAAGTGCTCTCTTGCACATAGATGAGTCTACTGGACTTGGGAGACTAGCTAAACAAAAACCAAAGAAAAGGAGGAGACCTGAATCCAGGCAGTACCAAACAG CAATAATCATTGGCCCTGATGGCCATCCTTTGACTGTCTACCCTTGCATGATTTGTGGAAAGAAGTTTAAATCCAGAGGTTTCTTGAAAAGGCACATGAAAAACCATCCAGAGCACCTTCTTACTAAGAAGAAATACAGATGCACGGACTGTGATTACACTAccaataaaaaaataagtttacATAACCACCTGGAGAGTCACAAGCTGACTAACAAAACAGAAAAGCTTATTGAATGcgatgagtgtgggaaaagcttctctCATGCAGGAGCTTTATTTACTCACAAGATGGTGCATAGGGACAAAGGAGCCAACAAAATGCATAAGTGCAAATTCTGTGATTATGAGACAGCGGAACAAGGGTTACTGAGTCGTCATCTTCTGGCTGTCCACAGCAAGAACTTCCCTCATATTTGTGTAGAGTGTGGCAAAGGATTTCGTCATCCATCAGAGCTCAAGAAGCACATGCGAATCCATACTGGTGAAAAGCCATATGAGTGCCAGTATTGTGATTACAGGTCTGCTGACTCTTCTAATTTGAAAACTCATGTAAAGACTAAACATAGTAAGGAAATGCCATTCAAGTGTGATATTTGTTTTCAGACTTTTTCAGATACCAAAGAGCTGCAGCAGCATATACTTATGCATcaagaaagcaaaacacatcAGTGTTTGCATTGTGACCACAAGAGCTCAAACTCAAGTGATTTGAAACGGCATATAATTTCAGTCCATACAAAGGATTACCCTCACAAGTGTGATATGTGTGATAAAGGCTTTCATAGGCCTTCAGAACTGAAAAAACATGTGGCAGCCCACAAGGGTAAAAAATTGCACCAGTGCAGACATTGTGACTTTAAGATTGCAGATCCATTTATTCTAAGCCGCCACATTCTCTCAGTTCACACAAAGGATCTTCCATTCAGGTGTAAGAGATGTAGAAAAGGGTTTAGGCAACAAAATGAGCTAAAAAAACACATGAAAACACACAGTGGCAGGAAAGTTTATCAATGTGAGTACTGTGAGTATAGCACTACAGATGCCTCAGGCTTCAAACGGCATGTTATTTCTATTCATACAAAAGACTACCCTCACCGTTGCGAATACTGCAAGAAAGGTTTCCGAAGGCCTTCAGAGAAGAACCAGCACATTATGCGGCATCATAAAGATATTGGGCTGCCTTAA